The following are encoded together in the Rhabdothermincola salaria genome:
- the valS gene encoding valine--tRNA ligase — protein sequence MSPAAPTPRDTWTVPEKPTLDDLEDRWGEVWEQQGTYRFDRTAERPDVYSIDTPPPTVSGSLHVGHVFSYTHTDTIARYQRMRGKAVFYPMGWDDNGLPTERRVQNYYDVLCDPSLPYDPHFEIPTPVETRTKAERKAPKVHISRRNFIDLCNHLTAEDEKVFEDLWRHLGLSVDWSMTYATIDERCQRVAQRAFLRNLQRGEAYQAEAPVLWDVDFMCAVAQAELEDREQAGAYHRLPFHGPDGDVFIETTRPELLPACVALVAHPDDERYQPLFGTTVRTPLFGVEVEVVAHELADPEKGSGIAMICTFGDLTDVIWWRELQLATRSVVGENGRLLAEAPEWIAAAGAPAEAAYGELAGKNVKQAQARIVELLTESGELVGEPKPITHPVKFFEKGDRPLEIVTSRQWYLRNGGRDLDLRDALLQRGHELHWHPPHMRVRYENWVNGLNGDWLVSRQRFFGVPFPLWYPVLDDGTVDHSRPVLPPEDALPVDPSTDVPPGYDEAQRGQPGGFVGDPDVMDTWATSSLTPQIATGWGEDDDLFARTFPMDLRPQAHEIIRTWLFSTTVRAHLEHDSLPWRNAGISGWVLDPDRKKMSKSKGNVVTPMGLLEQYGSDAVRYWAASGRPGTDTAFDEGQMKVGRRLAIKLLNASRFALGLGGGDGAARATDTTVVTEPLDRAELARLAELVDDATAAFDAYDYARALERTESFFWSFCDHYLELVKGRAYGARGDEAAWSAQATLQLSLSTLLRLFAPFLPFVTEEVWSWWQDGSVHTAPWPDASTLRDIADDGDPLVFELAAAVLGDVRKAKTEAKRNLKWPVDRVVVTDHEPRARALRAAVDDVREAANAAEVVVEVTAEPSIEVTLASEPDDT from the coding sequence ATGAGCCCGGCAGCCCCCACCCCCCGCGACACCTGGACCGTTCCCGAGAAGCCCACCCTCGACGACCTCGAGGACCGCTGGGGCGAGGTCTGGGAGCAGCAGGGCACCTACCGCTTCGATCGCACCGCAGAGCGCCCCGACGTGTACTCCATCGACACGCCGCCGCCCACGGTGAGCGGGTCGCTGCACGTGGGCCACGTGTTCAGCTACACCCACACCGACACCATCGCCCGCTACCAGCGCATGCGGGGCAAGGCCGTCTTCTACCCCATGGGCTGGGACGACAACGGCCTGCCCACCGAACGTCGGGTGCAGAACTACTACGACGTCCTCTGCGACCCGTCGTTGCCCTACGACCCCCACTTCGAGATCCCCACCCCGGTCGAGACACGCACCAAGGCCGAGCGCAAGGCCCCCAAGGTCCACATCAGCCGGCGCAACTTCATCGACCTGTGCAACCACCTCACCGCCGAGGACGAGAAGGTCTTCGAGGACCTCTGGCGCCACCTCGGGCTCTCCGTCGACTGGTCGATGACCTACGCCACCATCGACGAGCGCTGCCAGCGCGTCGCCCAGCGTGCCTTCCTGCGCAACCTCCAGCGAGGCGAGGCCTACCAGGCCGAGGCCCCGGTGCTGTGGGACGTCGACTTCATGTGCGCCGTCGCCCAGGCCGAGCTCGAGGACCGCGAGCAGGCCGGTGCCTACCACCGCCTGCCCTTCCACGGCCCCGACGGCGACGTGTTCATCGAGACCACCCGACCCGAGCTGCTGCCCGCCTGCGTGGCCCTCGTCGCCCACCCCGACGACGAGCGCTACCAGCCCTTGTTCGGCACGACGGTGCGCACCCCCCTGTTCGGGGTGGAGGTCGAGGTCGTGGCCCACGAGCTGGCCGATCCCGAGAAGGGGTCCGGCATCGCCATGATCTGCACCTTCGGCGACCTCACCGACGTGATCTGGTGGCGCGAGCTGCAGCTGGCCACCCGATCCGTGGTGGGCGAGAACGGTCGGCTGCTGGCCGAGGCCCCCGAGTGGATCGCGGCCGCCGGGGCACCGGCCGAGGCGGCCTACGGCGAGCTGGCCGGCAAGAACGTCAAGCAGGCCCAGGCCCGCATCGTGGAGCTGCTCACCGAGAGCGGTGAGCTGGTCGGGGAGCCCAAGCCCATCACCCACCCGGTGAAGTTCTTCGAGAAGGGCGACCGCCCCCTCGAGATCGTCACCAGCCGCCAGTGGTACCTGCGCAACGGCGGCCGCGACCTCGACCTGCGCGACGCGCTGCTGCAGCGGGGCCACGAGCTGCACTGGCACCCGCCCCACATGCGGGTGCGCTACGAGAACTGGGTCAACGGCCTCAACGGCGACTGGCTGGTGAGCCGCCAACGGTTCTTCGGGGTGCCGTTCCCGCTGTGGTACCCGGTCCTCGACGACGGCACCGTCGACCACAGCCGCCCCGTCCTCCCGCCCGAGGACGCCCTGCCCGTCGACCCGTCGACCGACGTCCCTCCCGGCTACGACGAGGCCCAGCGGGGCCAGCCGGGCGGCTTCGTGGGCGACCCCGACGTCATGGACACCTGGGCCACGTCGTCGCTCACCCCCCAGATCGCCACCGGCTGGGGCGAGGACGACGACCTGTTCGCCCGCACCTTCCCCATGGACCTGCGCCCCCAGGCCCACGAGATCATCCGCACCTGGCTGTTCTCCACGACCGTGCGCGCCCACCTCGAGCACGACTCGCTGCCGTGGCGCAACGCGGGCATCTCCGGATGGGTCCTCGACCCCGACCGCAAGAAGATGTCCAAGTCCAAGGGCAACGTGGTCACCCCCATGGGCCTGCTCGAGCAGTACGGCTCCGACGCCGTGCGCTACTGGGCAGCCAGCGGCCGGCCCGGCACCGACACCGCCTTCGACGAGGGCCAGATGAAGGTCGGGCGCCGCCTGGCCATCAAGTTGCTCAACGCCAGCCGTTTCGCCCTCGGCCTCGGTGGCGGCGACGGTGCCGCCCGGGCCACCGACACCACCGTGGTCACCGAACCGCTCGACCGGGCCGAGCTGGCCCGTCTCGCCGAGCTGGTCGACGACGCCACCGCCGCCTTCGACGCCTACGACTACGCCCGAGCCCTCGAGCGCACCGAGTCGTTCTTCTGGTCCTTCTGCGACCACTACCTCGAGCTGGTGAAGGGACGGGCCTACGGCGCCCGCGGCGACGAGGCCGCCTGGTCGGCGCAGGCCACGCTGCAGCTCTCGCTGTCCACGCTGCTGCGCCTCTTCGCCCCCTTCCTCCCCTTCGTCACCGAAGAGGTGTGGTCGTGGTGGCAGGACGGCTCGGTCCACACCGCGCCGTGGCCCGATGCCTCCACGCTGCGCGACATCGCCGACGACGGCGATCCCCTGGTGTTCGAGCTGGCCGCCGCCGTGCTGGGCGACGTGCGCAAGGCCAAGACCGAGGCCAAGCGCAACCTCAAGTGGCCGGTCGACCGAGTCGTCGTCACCGACCACGAGCCCCGGGCGCGGGCCCTGCGCGCCGCGGTCGACGACGTGCGCGAGGCCGCCAACGCCGCCGAGGTCGTGGTCGAGGTCACCGCCGAGCCCTCGATCGAGGTCACCCTGGCGTCGGAGCCCGACGACACCTGA
- a CDS encoding cobalamin B12-binding domain-containing protein, with protein sequence MTPLGPEAAELLGVARRGQPRPAIELVLALRSRGLETDAIITDVLAPVQVEVGDRWAANLWSTADEHASTAVVDGVLGALALQERAPDAWRGTALVACAEGEHHTTPARMGAQLLRSEGWDVTFLGGSLPADDLQRYAAVTEPDVVVISCTVPLFLGGARRCFAAVAELGLPALAAGAAFGSDDVRARRLGASGWIGPTADLGAALAAPPARERSPAPSPPEAFALELATEELQRSCLSAMAERLPAMATYSPAQLASTRTDVGYILSYLVTSIDLGDDGIFTAFVEWLAHVLATRGVPPVVLDRSLDIIGDVVAEAGMTEAARLCATQRAAGTPR encoded by the coding sequence GTGACACCACTCGGGCCGGAGGCGGCCGAACTGCTGGGCGTGGCCCGCCGAGGGCAGCCGCGACCGGCGATCGAGCTCGTCCTCGCGCTCCGTTCCCGTGGCCTCGAGACCGACGCGATCATCACGGACGTCCTGGCCCCGGTGCAGGTCGAGGTGGGGGATCGGTGGGCGGCGAACCTGTGGAGCACCGCCGATGAGCACGCGTCCACCGCGGTGGTCGACGGTGTGCTCGGAGCTCTGGCCTTGCAGGAACGGGCCCCGGATGCGTGGCGGGGGACGGCCCTGGTGGCCTGCGCCGAAGGCGAGCACCACACGACGCCGGCCCGCATGGGTGCCCAGCTGCTCCGCAGTGAGGGGTGGGACGTGACCTTCCTCGGCGGCAGCCTCCCGGCCGACGACCTCCAGCGGTACGCCGCGGTCACCGAGCCCGATGTCGTGGTGATCAGCTGCACCGTCCCGCTGTTCCTGGGCGGTGCCCGCCGGTGCTTCGCCGCCGTCGCCGAGCTCGGACTTCCCGCCCTGGCGGCCGGGGCTGCATTCGGGTCCGACGACGTCCGAGCACGACGGCTCGGCGCCAGCGGGTGGATCGGTCCGACCGCCGACCTCGGTGCCGCCCTGGCTGCGCCGCCCGCTCGCGAGCGATCCCCGGCCCCCTCACCTCCCGAGGCGTTCGCCCTGGAGCTGGCCACCGAGGAGCTGCAGCGATCGTGCCTGTCCGCCATGGCTGAGCGTCTGCCGGCGATGGCCACCTACTCCCCGGCCCAGCTCGCCAGCACGCGCACCGACGTCGGCTACATCCTCAGCTACCTGGTGACGTCGATCGACCTGGGCGACGACGGCATCTTCACCGCCTTCGTCGAGTGGCTGGCCCATGTCCTGGCGACGCGTGGCGTGCCCCCCGTCGTGCTGGACCGGTCGCTGGACATCATCGGTGACGTGGTGGCGGAGGCCGGGATGACGGAGGCGGCGAGGCTCTGCGCCACGCAGCGGGCCGCCGGCACGCCGCGCTGA
- a CDS encoding acyl-CoA dehydrogenase family protein has translation MADFSLELNEDQLTIKEWVHDFAASVVRPAAEEWDEKEEFPWPIVQEAANVGLYGWEFMANAMADPQGLTLPVAIEELFWGDAGIGLSIFGSGLAAAGITGNGTQDQVMEWVPQCYGTADDVKLGAFCVSEPDAGSDVSSLRTRAVYDEATDEWVLNGTKAWITNGGIADVHVVVAAVDPELKGRGQASFVVPPGTKGLSMGQKYKKHGIKASHTSEVVLDDVRVPGRCLLGGKEKLDDRLARGRDKGRTGAKQPAMATFEATRPAVGAQALGVARAAYEYALDYAKEREAFGRPIIMNQAIAFKLADMKMEIDAARLLVHRAAWMAATGKEFVAGEGSMSKLKAGEVAVWATEQAIQILGGYGYTREYPVERWHRDAKIFTIFEGTSEIQRLVISRAISGLRIE, from the coding sequence ATGGCCGATTTCAGCCTCGAGCTCAACGAGGACCAGCTCACCATCAAGGAGTGGGTCCACGACTTCGCCGCCTCGGTGGTGCGCCCCGCCGCCGAGGAGTGGGACGAGAAGGAAGAGTTCCCCTGGCCGATCGTGCAGGAAGCCGCCAACGTCGGCCTCTACGGCTGGGAGTTCATGGCCAACGCCATGGCCGACCCCCAGGGGCTCACCCTGCCGGTCGCCATCGAGGAGCTGTTCTGGGGTGACGCGGGCATCGGCCTGTCGATCTTCGGCTCGGGTCTCGCCGCCGCCGGCATCACCGGCAACGGCACCCAGGACCAGGTCATGGAATGGGTGCCCCAGTGCTACGGCACCGCCGACGACGTGAAGCTCGGTGCCTTCTGCGTGAGCGAGCCCGACGCGGGGTCCGACGTCTCGTCGCTGCGCACCCGAGCCGTCTACGACGAGGCCACCGACGAGTGGGTGCTCAACGGCACCAAGGCCTGGATCACCAACGGCGGCATCGCCGACGTGCACGTCGTGGTCGCCGCCGTCGACCCCGAGCTCAAGGGGCGGGGCCAGGCCAGCTTCGTCGTGCCGCCCGGCACCAAGGGCCTCTCCATGGGCCAGAAGTACAAGAAGCACGGCATCAAGGCGTCGCACACCTCCGAGGTGGTCCTCGACGACGTGCGGGTGCCCGGGCGGTGCCTCCTCGGCGGCAAGGAGAAGCTCGACGATCGCCTGGCTCGCGGCCGCGACAAGGGCCGGACCGGCGCCAAGCAGCCGGCGATGGCCACCTTCGAGGCCACTCGGCCGGCGGTGGGGGCCCAGGCCCTCGGCGTGGCCCGGGCCGCCTACGAGTACGCCCTCGACTACGCCAAGGAGCGCGAGGCGTTCGGCCGGCCGATCATCATGAACCAAGCCATCGCCTTCAAGCTGGCCGACATGAAGATGGAGATCGACGCGGCCCGCTTGCTCGTGCATCGCGCCGCGTGGATGGCGGCGACCGGCAAGGAGTTCGTGGCCGGCGAGGGCTCGATGTCCAAGCTGAAGGCGGGCGAGGTGGCGGTCTGGGCGACCGAGCAGGCCATCCAGATCCTCGGTGGGTACGGCTACACCCGCGAGTACCCGGTCGAGCGCTGGCACCGCGACGCCAAGATCTTCACCATCTTCGAGGGCACCAGCGAGATCCAGCGCCTCGTGATCAGCCGGGCCATCTCCGGCCTGCGCATCGAGTAG
- the cysS gene encoding cysteine--tRNA ligase gives MLHLFDTAQGRVVPFEPREPGKVSMYVCGPTVYGPPHLGHGRFSLVFDVLRRYLTWSGLDVTYVSNITDIDDKIMARAVESGRSTDEVAAENEAIWWQAMEAIGVARPDHDPHATAYVERMVELIVDLVGRGDAYVSDDGVYFSPAVVDDYGLLARQSLESLQAGARVEVAEHKRSPVDFALWKFSGPGEPSWPSPWGEGRPGWHTECVVMSLDLLGDGFDIHGGGQDLAFPHHENERAQAVATGRTFARHWVHNGFVEVGGEKMSKSLGNFTTLLDLVERTDPRAYRLLVLRAHYRSPLEVTPSTTADASAALERLDAVARRAKGVGLALDSSEVEPDADALAEFRRSMDDDLDTPAAVALLFGLVTRVNTALDAGDRWTAAPLVRAIGAITEAVGLVLAAEAHDVPDEIRDLARRRDEARAAKDFATADALRAELSGAGWLVEDTAEGTQVRRA, from the coding sequence GTGCTGCACCTCTTCGACACCGCCCAGGGACGGGTCGTCCCGTTCGAGCCCCGTGAGCCCGGCAAGGTGTCGATGTACGTGTGCGGACCGACCGTGTACGGGCCGCCGCACCTCGGTCACGGTCGCTTCTCGCTGGTGTTCGACGTGCTGCGCCGCTACCTCACCTGGTCGGGCCTCGACGTCACGTACGTGTCGAACATCACCGACATCGACGACAAGATCATGGCGCGCGCCGTCGAGAGCGGCCGCAGCACCGACGAGGTGGCGGCCGAGAACGAGGCCATCTGGTGGCAGGCCATGGAGGCCATCGGTGTCGCCCGCCCGGACCACGACCCCCACGCCACCGCCTACGTCGAGCGCATGGTCGAGCTCATCGTCGACCTGGTCGGGCGGGGCGACGCCTACGTCTCCGACGACGGCGTCTACTTCAGCCCGGCCGTCGTCGACGACTACGGGCTGCTGGCGCGCCAGTCGCTCGAGTCGTTGCAGGCCGGCGCCCGGGTCGAGGTGGCCGAGCACAAGCGCTCGCCGGTCGACTTCGCCCTCTGGAAGTTCTCCGGGCCCGGCGAGCCGTCGTGGCCGTCGCCGTGGGGCGAGGGCCGGCCCGGCTGGCACACCGAGTGCGTGGTGATGTCGCTCGACCTGTTGGGCGACGGCTTCGACATCCACGGTGGCGGCCAGGACCTGGCGTTCCCCCACCACGAGAACGAGCGCGCCCAGGCGGTCGCCACGGGGCGGACGTTCGCCCGGCACTGGGTGCACAACGGCTTCGTCGAGGTGGGCGGCGAGAAGATGTCCAAGAGCCTGGGCAACTTCACCACCCTGCTCGACCTCGTCGAGCGCACCGACCCCCGCGCCTACCGGTTGTTGGTGCTGCGGGCCCACTACCGCAGCCCGCTCGAGGTCACCCCGTCCACCACCGCCGATGCCTCGGCTGCGCTCGAACGCCTCGACGCGGTGGCCCGCCGGGCCAAGGGGGTCGGGCTGGCGCTCGACAGCTCCGAGGTGGAGCCCGACGCCGACGCCCTCGCCGAGTTCCGCCGGTCCATGGACGACGACCTCGACACCCCGGCGGCGGTGGCACTGCTGTTCGGCCTGGTCACCCGGGTCAACACCGCGCTCGATGCCGGCGACCGATGGACCGCCGCCCCTTTGGTGCGAGCCATCGGAGCGATCACCGAGGCGGTCGGCCTGGTGCTGGCGGCCGAGGCTCACGACGTGCCCGACGAGATCCGCGACCTGGCCCGCCGCCGCGACGAGGCCCGGGCGGCGAAGGACTTCGCCACCGCCGACGCCCTGCGGGCCGAGCTGTCGGGCGCCGGGTGGCTGGTGGAGGACACCGCCGAGGGCACCCAGGTCCGTCGGGCCTGA
- a CDS encoding EAL domain-containing protein, whose translation MSVLLVDDEAGIRARVRAQLQDQGIHVTVADTVAGAEAAIALRSFGVVIVALALPDGSGLDVIDGLRASGSTAHIIVLSGATVEADRVRALERGADDLVVKPFYLRELTARVLAVRRRRDPAADAVLRIGRFDIDLVAREVTSAGERVKLTAKEFDLLAYLAVRPGHVFDREQLLNAVWRSASEWQQAATVTEHIRRLRQKLEVDPARPTLLATVRGAGYRLDLPNAAVEGEAGVEEAAPLLEPGEIVHVDGLIVFCDQAAADLVGAAAPGAVVGRRLVDLVTTASSAAARERLLVTATGTPRRSQLMDFRHGDAGEVTAAVDSAPVSWHARPARRVRLTPVSDASARLRRLVIGVLGDLTDAVIITDLHFHIRSWNAAAERLYGWSEVDVRGRHVLDVLRWVDEHDQIPDMWEHLEHTGRWHGESMQLARDGSTVEILSSTTLVRDGVGEPVGIVSVNRSAVAARRDRSLEQDASFTARLGQALADDEFDVHYQPVVDLVDGRLIAFEALVRWEHPERGTLPPAEFLDTAERSGLIVGLGERVLEKACRQAAEWRRAGADIYLSVNVSTRQLADPGVVERFTEIMGDAGFDPACLWLEVTETAVVEELEKACLVLRRLVDLGVGVSIDDFGTGWASLTYLRSFPVHTLKIDRSFVARAGDTANDAAIVRSIISLGAELGLFVVAEGIETKAQHEELRRLGCSFGQGYLFGRPAPARDVLIEGAGRIPTAPASGVAGASGATDDGHRPSARRAGAPSPHRRPGPPPLARGPERPTAAVEVAESDVVADLLRGLLRVRSAPAAAELLQTTIRGMGGLPVLATDAGEHALPVDVSLGEGPSVLVEVDRFTVARMQLERLLPRLVEDARQAVDLLRRAERLGEGAAREELIDLARPSRLRRGVDESATRS comes from the coding sequence GTGAGCGTCCTGCTCGTCGACGACGAGGCGGGCATCCGGGCGCGCGTGCGGGCCCAGCTGCAGGACCAGGGGATCCACGTCACCGTCGCGGACACCGTCGCCGGCGCCGAGGCGGCGATCGCCCTCCGCTCGTTCGGTGTGGTGATCGTCGCGCTGGCATTGCCCGACGGGTCCGGTCTGGACGTCATCGACGGCCTCCGGGCGTCGGGCTCGACCGCCCACATCATCGTGCTGAGTGGAGCGACGGTCGAAGCCGACCGGGTGCGGGCGCTCGAGCGGGGGGCCGACGACCTCGTCGTGAAGCCCTTCTACCTCCGTGAGCTCACGGCCCGCGTCCTGGCGGTCCGACGACGTCGGGACCCGGCCGCTGACGCCGTGCTCCGGATCGGTCGATTCGACATCGATCTGGTGGCTCGGGAGGTGACCTCGGCGGGCGAGAGGGTCAAGTTGACGGCGAAGGAGTTCGACCTGCTGGCGTACCTGGCGGTGCGTCCGGGGCACGTCTTCGATCGCGAGCAGCTCCTGAACGCCGTGTGGCGATCGGCCTCGGAGTGGCAGCAGGCGGCCACGGTCACCGAGCACATACGGCGCCTCCGCCAGAAGCTCGAGGTCGATCCGGCGCGTCCGACGCTCCTCGCGACGGTGCGGGGAGCCGGCTACCGGTTGGATCTCCCGAACGCCGCCGTCGAAGGCGAGGCCGGGGTGGAAGAGGCTGCGCCACTGCTCGAGCCGGGCGAGATCGTCCACGTCGACGGCCTCATCGTGTTCTGCGACCAGGCCGCCGCCGACCTGGTCGGGGCCGCCGCTCCAGGAGCGGTCGTCGGCAGGCGGCTCGTCGACCTCGTGACCACCGCCTCCTCGGCCGCGGCGCGAGAGCGGCTCCTCGTGACGGCCACGGGGACGCCTCGACGCTCCCAGCTCATGGACTTCCGGCACGGCGATGCGGGCGAGGTCACCGCGGCGGTGGATTCGGCCCCCGTCTCCTGGCACGCCCGTCCGGCGCGGCGCGTGCGGCTCACCCCGGTGAGCGATGCCTCGGCCCGGCTGCGCCGGCTGGTCATCGGCGTGCTCGGCGACCTCACCGATGCGGTCATCATCACCGACCTGCACTTCCACATCCGCAGCTGGAACGCCGCCGCGGAGCGCCTCTACGGCTGGAGCGAGGTCGACGTGCGGGGGCGACACGTCCTCGACGTCCTCCGGTGGGTCGACGAACACGACCAGATCCCGGACATGTGGGAGCACCTGGAGCACACCGGGCGGTGGCACGGCGAGAGCATGCAGCTGGCGCGGGACGGCTCGACCGTCGAGATCCTGAGCTCGACCACGCTCGTCCGCGACGGCGTCGGTGAGCCCGTGGGCATCGTGTCGGTGAACCGCTCTGCCGTCGCCGCTCGGCGAGACCGCTCGCTCGAACAGGATGCGAGCTTCACCGCCCGGCTGGGCCAGGCCCTGGCCGACGACGAGTTCGACGTCCACTACCAACCCGTCGTCGACCTCGTCGATGGTCGGCTCATCGCCTTCGAAGCGCTGGTGCGCTGGGAGCACCCGGAGCGTGGCACGCTCCCGCCCGCCGAGTTCCTGGACACCGCCGAGCGGAGCGGCCTGATCGTGGGGCTCGGAGAACGGGTGCTCGAGAAGGCCTGCCGGCAGGCCGCCGAGTGGCGCCGAGCGGGGGCCGACATCTACTTGTCCGTCAACGTGTCGACCCGGCAGCTGGCCGATCCCGGGGTCGTCGAGCGCTTCACCGAGATCATGGGCGACGCCGGGTTCGACCCGGCCTGCCTGTGGTTGGAGGTGACCGAGACGGCGGTGGTCGAGGAGCTGGAGAAGGCGTGCCTGGTGCTGCGCCGCCTGGTCGACCTCGGCGTCGGCGTGTCGATCGACGACTTCGGGACGGGCTGGGCGAGCCTCACCTACCTGCGCAGCTTCCCGGTGCACACGCTCAAGATCGATCGCAGCTTCGTGGCGAGAGCCGGTGACACGGCGAACGACGCCGCCATCGTCCGCTCCATCATCTCGCTCGGCGCAGAGCTGGGCCTGTTCGTGGTGGCCGAGGGCATCGAGACCAAGGCGCAACACGAGGAGTTGCGACGCCTCGGATGCTCCTTCGGTCAGGGCTACCTGTTCGGACGCCCTGCGCCGGCCCGCGATGTGCTGATCGAAGGGGCCGGCCGGATCCCGACGGCACCCGCATCAGGCGTGGCGGGTGCCTCCGGTGCCACCGACGATGGCCATCGCCCGTCGGCGAGGCGGGCCGGTGCCCCATCGCCTCACCGCAGACCCGGTCCGCCACCGCTCGCCCGCGGCCCGGAACGGCCGACGGCGGCCGTGGAAGTCGCCGAGTCCGACGTCGTCGCCGACCTGCTGCGCGGTCTGCTGCGGGTTCGCTCCGCGCCGGCCGCAGCCGAGCTGCTCCAGACCACGATCCGGGGGATGGGCGGTCTCCCGGTGCTGGCGACCGACGCAGGGGAGCACGCGCTCCCCGTCGACGTGTCCCTCGGCGAAGGGCCGTCGGTGCTCGTCGAGGTCGATCGGTTCACGGTCGCCCGCATGCAGCTCGAGCGGCTGTTGCCGCGCCTCGTCGAGGATGCACGCCAGGCCGTGGACCTCCTCCGTCGAGCGGAACGGCTCGGAGAGGGCGCCGCCCGGGAAGAGCTCATCGACCTCGCCCGACCGTCGCGCCTTCGACGCGGTGTCGACGAGAGCGCGACCCGCTCGTGA